TTATGTTCGTTTCTCACTGATCGAAAATGAAGAACGGACTCGCCAGGCTCTGCGGGGAATCAAACAGATGTTCCGCAACGCATAAAGTATTTGTAATCAATCTATTTTTCCTCTTTATTGAGAATATTCTTTAGGAAGCCTTCGCCACGAGAAGGTAAGGAATCTGGTTCGATCATCGTTACTATCTCGTCACTAGAGCTTTATTCGGGAGTATCATCAAAGAGTGCCGAAATACTCGATCGTCGTTCCTTTCCATAACGAAGAAGACAATGTGACGACCCTTTATGACCGTCTTAAAGCGGTTATGGAGCATGTCGGCGAGTCGTTTGAGCTCGTCTTTGTCGATGACGGATCCCGCGATCGCACCTACCGCCTGCTTGAGGAGATCGCTGCCGTCGATTCGCGCGTTCTGGTCATTAAGCTGCGTCGGAACTTCGGCCAGACTTCGGCCTTGGCCGCTGGTTTTGATCACGCACAGGGAGACTTCATCCTGGCCATGGATGGTGACCTACAACACTCCCCCGCCGAAATTCCGAACTTTCTTGCCAAACTCGAGGAAGGCTATGACGTTGTTAGCGGTTGGCGCGCTCAGCGTGGCGATAACTTCGTTATGCGCCGCATTCCTTCGCGAATTGCCAATTGGCTTATGGCTACTCTGAGTGGTGTCAATATCCACGATTTTGGGACCACTTTCAAGGCGTATCGCCGTGAGGTCATCCACAACATCCCACTTTACGGAGAGATGCACCGCTTTATTCCGGCCTTGGCTTCTTGGTATGGCGCCAGCATCTGCGAGATTCCCATCTCCAATCCGAGCCGTCAGTTTGGCAAAAGTCACTATGGCATCTCTCGTACTTTCCGTGTCTTTTTCGATCTGCTGACCATCCGATTCCTGTTGAAGTATATGACTAGGCCGCTGCACTTCTTTGGAACGATTGGTGCGTTCAGTGCCTTTGCGGGATCGGCACTTGCTGCCTGGCTTCTCATCCTCAAGCTCATCACCAGCCAGCACGTTATGGATATGCATGGTCCGCTCTTCGTTGTCGCCGGAGTCTTGATTTTGGCTGGTGTTCAGATGATTGGGATTGGTTTGCTCGGAGAACTCCAGGTGCGCCACTTCCACACCTCGTCGCATCGCGCACCTTATGCGGTAGACCGCATCCTGCGGCTTCGGTCGGAAGAGAGTCTGCTGCAGTAGACTTCGGGTTTCTATAGCTGTTTTTCTATCGATCTGCCTCTCCATCATCAGAAAACTCGTGAAGCGGTAGCTGCTTCGTGTAAAGTGTTTGGCATCTGGAAGGTAAGGCCTTGCTCGCTATAGGCTTACCCGACCAGCTATCACGCACGATAGGAGAATACATGTCTGCACATTATGAATTGAAGCCGGCTGCAAACAGCCAGTTTATGTTCAACCTGAAGGCAGCCAATGGCGAGATCATTCTGACCAGCGAGACCTATAAGTCAAAAGAAGCGGCCCTCAACGGCATCGAGTCCGTCAAGAAGAACTCTCCACATGACGAACAGTACGAAAGGAAGAAGTCTCATTCCTCGCAACCGTATTTCGTATTGAAGGCCAGGAATCATGAGGTCATCGGTCGTAGTGAGATGTATTCCTCCGAAGCTGCCATGGAGAAAGGGATCGAGTCTGTAAAGAAGAACGGTCCTGATGCCACTGTTAAAGACATCACCTAGCTAATACCAAGATCTCACACTCTCTAACTTCTCTATGTGGGGAGCAGAAGGAGTTTCTATACCCTCACTCGACTGATGCTATTTTTGCGAGACGAAACAGCTCACTGCGGCATCCAAAAACCATGCAGGCGATACGCATTCTTCATACCGACGGGCCCGAAGCCCTTATTCTCCAGGATCTCCCCACTCCAGCTCCTGGGCCTGGCGAGGCTCTCATCCGCATTGAGGCATCGGGCGTCAACTTTATTGATGTCTACTTCCGTGAAGGCCGTTATCCTGCACAGCTTCCCTACACGCTCGGGCAGGAGGCAGCCGGGATCATTGTTGCGCTTGGAGAAGGTACTCCAGCCGACTTCAAGGTGGGAGATCGGGTTGCGTGGTGTAGCGTGCCAGGCACGTATGCTCAACTCGCTGTCGCTCCTGTCGAGAAGCTCATCCCCATTCCTGAGGGGGTCTCCTCACAGCAGGCCGCCGCTGCCATGCTTCAGGGAATGACCGCGCATTACTTGGCATATTCGACATACTCCATCCGTCCCGGCGACGAGGTTCTGATTCATGCAGGCGCGGGTGGAGTCGGTTTGTTATTGACCCAGATAGCCAAATCTCTCGGCGCGCGTGTCTTCACCACAGTATCGAACGAGGAAAAGGCTGAGCTCTCTCGTGAAGCCGGAGCAGATGAGGTCATCCTCTATACCCAACAAGACTTTGCCAAGGCCGTAAAAAGTCTGATCTCCGGACCGGGGTTGCACGCGGTCTATGATTCTGTCGGCAAGACAACCTTTGAAAAGTCTCTCTCGGTTCTGCGGCCTCGCGGTACACTTGTGCTCTTCGGCGGGTCCAGCGGCCCTGTTCCCCCGTTTGATCTCATCAAACTCTCCCAGATGGGATCGCTCTACATTACTCGCCCTACTCTTAAGGACTACACTGCTACCCGCCAAGAGCTCGAACAGCGTGCCAGCGATGTTCTTAATGCAGTTGCCTTGGGAGAACTCAAGCTTCGCATTGAGCACATCTATCCATTGATCAACGCTGCACACGCACACCGGGACCTCGAGGGCCGCAAAACAACGGGCAAACTTCTTCTGATCCCCTGAGAAATCTGAAAAAAGGTTCTGACTGCTCAGGAAAGCGGTGGCTAACGGGGTGAGTTCACCACCAATTACCATGGGGTGTCATCCTGAGCGAAGGCCGACGGCCGGAGTAGACGGATCTGCGGTTTTGCGATTGTACGAAAGCCGCTCTAGGAGTCTTCATGAACTCTCTTCGCGCCACCAATCTTCTCCTTGCGGCTGTTGCACTTCTGCTTGTAGTTCTCGTTCTGCGTCCGTTTCGTGAGCCTGACCCAGTCTTTGCGCAATCTCCCGATACGGATTACTTTTTCGAGCCTGGAACCTTTCTCGTACGTGCGCCGGATAATAGCCAGCAGGTCTATGCCAAGGTGGTCGTCGATCTGAGAAACGGCCGTGTCTGGGCGTTTCCCACGCTTACACCGCAGCCTTACCCCTCTGATCCTATTTACAATAAGCCACAGACTTCCCATCCCTTCCAGCTTGGTCGGTTTGCCCTTGAAGATACGAAGAAGTTCGTTCCCGAAGCGGGGGCGTCACGTTGAACCAGCAGCTCTTTGACTTCCTCTCTCCAAATGCCGCAAACTTGAAATACGCTGTTAACCTGCGGCTGCAATAAGTATGAGCCGCCATCTTTATCTTGTACCGCAACGAAATGTTCGGGAAGCGCGGTGAAATTCCGCCACTGCCCCGCAACTGTGATTCGCGCGCTCACAACGCAAGAGTGAATGCCGCCTGCTGGTTTCCACTGACGATCGTCGGGAAGGGAACAGCCATGATAGGTAGGCATGGAACGCGAAAGTCAGGAGACCGGTTTCGTTGTTGCACAATAGCCACGTTCCCGAGGGGGGAACGAGGAGTCGATCTTCCATGCATGCATCCGCGCGTTCGTCAGCGGCCCTGTCTATCTCTCGTCTCTTCGCTGTTTTTGCGGTCGGTTTTTTTGCAATCGCGTCTGCACACGCAGTAATTGTTCGCGGTACCGTTACGGATCCGCTCGGTGCTTCCATTCCGGGCGCTCGCGTTCAGCTGATTCAGGGCAAAGGGATTGCTGGTTCTGCTGTCAGCGGTTCCGATGGGTCTTTTGAGATTCGTAGCACAGCCTCCGGTCGATTTATCCTCTTGAGCTCGGCGCCAACGTTTTCTCCGGGGATCGGGCAGGGCTTCTATGGTGGACGCACCGACGTTGTTACGCGGAACGTCACCCTTGAGATCGCATCGGTTACGGCGCAGGTCACGGTCACCGCCACTGGAATCCCCACGCCCATTCAGCAGGCAAGCTCTGCCATTAATCTCATTCCGTTCAGCGCGCTTCAGACCCGCGTTGGTCTTATCGATGACCTCCGTCAGTCACCGGGAGTCAACGTGGTTCAGTCTGGACAGTATGGTGGTGTCAGCTCACTCTTTGTGCGCGGTGGAAATTCTGATGCCAACAAAGTCATGATCGATGGTGTTACTACCGAGGATATCGGAGGTCGTTTTGACTTTGGCACGGTCTCTTCGACGGCGCTTGATGGTCTCGAACTCTATCGCGGACCGAACAGTGTTCTCTATGGTTCTGATGCCGGGGCCTCTGTGGTCAACTTCACCTCACCTCGCGGAGCGACCCTTCGGCCTATTCTGAATTACTCTGGCGATGCGGGCAACTTCCACACCTGGCGGAATGAGGCGACTCTTAGCGGAACCCACAACAGGCTCGACTATTATGGAGCCTTCTCACGCTTCGATACTTCGAATTCGATTCCCATGGATCGCTATCACTCCTCCACAAGTGCGGCCAATCTGGGATACAATATCACCGCGAATACTTCCTTGCGCTTCACAATCCGCAATGGAGTTTCAGCGGTAGGGCTTCCCGGAGCCTATAGTTTTTACGGGATCGCATCGGCTGGGAAACAGTCTGACCAGGACCTTTATTCTGGAGCCACTCTTGAGAACCGCTGGCGTGGCAAATGGCATAACCTCGTTCGCTATGGCATCGCGCGTAAACGTGAACAGGCCGTTACTTTCTATCCTGTCGGCGAGGCCGTCGATTATCCCGGTTACGGTGGGTTTCCTGGATACACGCTTTATTACGGCAATACCGTTACTATTCGGGGTGCGAATGGAACCTCGGGAACAGGTCGCGCGTCCTTTCTCTTTGGAGGTACAGCGCCCACTGATCAGTCTTCGCTCCGCGATGAACTGTACTATCAATCGGACTACACTTTTTCTCCGCACTTTATCGGTCTGTTTGGATTTCGTTACGAGAATGAACGCGGCTCCTACAACAATCCGAATTACTTCGAATCCCAGGTTGTTAAGCGGACCAATTTCCAGTACACGCTTCAGTTCCAGGGAGATATAAAGAACCGCCTCTTCTATTCCTTTGGCGGGGCGATTGAGCGGAATAATCTTTACGGCACTGCTGGAACTCCCCGCTTTGGCCTGGCATGGATTCCGGTTCGTCCCGGCAGTGGCTTTTTCCACGGTACGAAGCTTCGTGCGAATGCCGCTACAGGCGTTCAAGAACCTTCGCTTTCGGTGGAGTTTTCATCGCTTTACAAACAACTGCAAGAGGCGGGCTCAACCGACCTGATCGATGCGTATCACGTTCGTCCGATTCAAGCGCTTCGATCTCGTACCTTTGATGTCGGTGTCGATCAGAATATCCTCGGGCAGATCCTAATTCTCAAAGCAGGCTACTTCCACAATCAATTCAATCGTCAGCTCGATTACGTTGATGCGGGGACTTTGAAGACGGTCTTTGGGATCGATACAGGTACCGCTAAACTCTATGGAGCGCTTCTCAACACATTGGCTTATCGTGCTCAAGGGTTTGAAGGTGAGCTTCAGTTTGCCCCCAGCCACAGTATCCTCTTGCGTGGAGGCTATACCTATCTTGCATCTCTGGTAGAGCAATCCTTCTCGACAGATGCCATTGCCAATGGTACTGCCGCTGTCAATCCTAATTACCCCAATACTCCTATCGGTTCTTCCTATCCGCTCGTCGGTCAACGGCCCTTCCGTCGGCCGCCGCAGACCGGCTTTTTTGCTGCGCAGTACACCACTACAAAGTTCTCAGCTGCACTCAAAGGAGCTTTTGCAAGCCGAGCGGACGATTCCACTTTCCTCTCCTACTTAGATTTCAATGGTGGTAACACTCTGTTGTTGCCTAACCGGAATCTCGATTATGGCTTT
This portion of the Edaphobacter sp. 4G125 genome encodes:
- a CDS encoding glycosyltransferase family 2 protein — translated: MPKYSIVVPFHNEEDNVTTLYDRLKAVMEHVGESFELVFVDDGSRDRTYRLLEEIAAVDSRVLVIKLRRNFGQTSALAAGFDHAQGDFILAMDGDLQHSPAEIPNFLAKLEEGYDVVSGWRAQRGDNFVMRRIPSRIANWLMATLSGVNIHDFGTTFKAYRREVIHNIPLYGEMHRFIPALASWYGASICEIPISNPSRQFGKSHYGISRTFRVFFDLLTIRFLLKYMTRPLHFFGTIGAFSAFAGSALAAWLLILKLITSQHVMDMHGPLFVVAGVLILAGVQMIGIGLLGELQVRHFHTSSHRAPYAVDRILRLRSEESLLQ
- a CDS encoding YegP family protein — encoded protein: MSAHYELKPAANSQFMFNLKAANGEIILTSETYKSKEAALNGIESVKKNSPHDEQYERKKSHSSQPYFVLKARNHEVIGRSEMYSSEAAMEKGIESVKKNGPDATVKDIT
- a CDS encoding quinone oxidoreductase family protein, coding for MQAIRILHTDGPEALILQDLPTPAPGPGEALIRIEASGVNFIDVYFREGRYPAQLPYTLGQEAAGIIVALGEGTPADFKVGDRVAWCSVPGTYAQLAVAPVEKLIPIPEGVSSQQAAAAMLQGMTAHYLAYSTYSIRPGDEVLIHAGAGGVGLLLTQIAKSLGARVFTTVSNEEKAELSREAGADEVILYTQQDFAKAVKSLISGPGLHAVYDSVGKTTFEKSLSVLRPRGTLVLFGGSSGPVPPFDLIKLSQMGSLYITRPTLKDYTATRQELEQRASDVLNAVALGELKLRIEHIYPLINAAHAHRDLEGRKTTGKLLLIP
- a CDS encoding TonB-dependent receptor codes for the protein MHASARSSAALSISRLFAVFAVGFFAIASAHAVIVRGTVTDPLGASIPGARVQLIQGKGIAGSAVSGSDGSFEIRSTASGRFILLSSAPTFSPGIGQGFYGGRTDVVTRNVTLEIASVTAQVTVTATGIPTPIQQASSAINLIPFSALQTRVGLIDDLRQSPGVNVVQSGQYGGVSSLFVRGGNSDANKVMIDGVTTEDIGGRFDFGTVSSTALDGLELYRGPNSVLYGSDAGASVVNFTSPRGATLRPILNYSGDAGNFHTWRNEATLSGTHNRLDYYGAFSRFDTSNSIPMDRYHSSTSAANLGYNITANTSLRFTIRNGVSAVGLPGAYSFYGIASAGKQSDQDLYSGATLENRWRGKWHNLVRYGIARKREQAVTFYPVGEAVDYPGYGGFPGYTLYYGNTVTIRGANGTSGTGRASFLFGGTAPTDQSSLRDELYYQSDYTFSPHFIGLFGFRYENERGSYNNPNYFESQVVKRTNFQYTLQFQGDIKNRLFYSFGGAIERNNLYGTAGTPRFGLAWIPVRPGSGFFHGTKLRANAATGVQEPSLSVEFSSLYKQLQEAGSTDLIDAYHVRPIQALRSRTFDVGVDQNILGQILILKAGYFHNQFNRQLDYVDAGTLKTVFGIDTGTAKLYGALLNTLAYRAQGFEGELQFAPSHSILLRGGYTYLASLVEQSFSTDAIANGTAAVNPNYPNTPIGSSYPLVGQRPFRRPPQTGFFAAQYTTTKFSAALKGAFASRADDSTFLSYLDFNGGNTLLLPNRNLDYGFAKLDAYGTYAVTHHVTAFAELNNLFSQQHIGPIGYPSQPFTFRTGLKVRLGGD